The Cucumis melo cultivar AY chromosome 9, USDA_Cmelo_AY_1.0, whole genome shotgun sequence genome includes the window ATTCATCAGAATTCCCTCATAAGAATTATATAAGTAGACAgaattcccacatttcaaatATCATACTTCATTTCTTCTCATTCAAAGCAACTAAGTTAAACAATAATCTAAACAAGGTCGTCTTAAAGAAATTGTTGAATAGAGAATGCATGTGAATtaaagagatatagaaagaaaaaaaagagagaaaaataaagttCTTCAAAGAAATGAATAAAGTTCCAATATATAATAATTACATGGGAAAAGGCCGAGTTGGTCTTTTGCATgtaatatttgaatatataatataacctaAAAATACATTCAAACCATATTCCCTCTCACCGAGTTGATTTCCAATAAACCCTCGGGATCAATATATATCATAGACAACAAACTTCCTCAAATTTATTCAATATAATAAGTAATAATATATATTCTACTCTAAAAATTATccctatatatatgtgtgtgtatgtatttaatatattaatcaatatatatcttttgattatatattaaaaagttCAGCAGTAGTTAATTAAAAGGCATACCATCCATTTTGCTTCTTTATTATGTACAGCAACCTCATAAGATCATTAATAATTTGGCTTCTCCTTTCAACTGTACTTCCTATAATTAGTATTTTGTATATCTTctaaatttccttttttttttttttttttttttttgaaacacaCCATGTagaaaataattcttttttcgtttttgagCTTTTCCTTTCTGATCACTTCCACATATCCACTTGGCAACTTGATGGGGATGCCAGAGCAAACTCCGGCGCCATATCTTTACGATCACACTCCGACGGGGTGGCAGCACCACCTGAGTTGGGCGGCACTTGAAAAATAGCTCCATGAGAATAGTTGGGTTGCTTCAAATCTTGATCATTGCTGAGTTGAGAAGCAACAAATTTTTCCATTACTCTCCAATCGGTCACGTGATCCACGGTGTGCTCGACGCCGTAAAGCGGAGTGACGCCAGTGTCTCGGTCGTAGGCGTAAGGGAGCAGAGAGTTGGTGGTGGAAGATGTGGGGATTTTTGGACTTTCGAGGTGAGGGAGTTGGAGGAAAACCTGGTCGTGCGGTGGGGCGTGGAAATGCAACTCGAGCTCTTGCTTGCAAGGATAAGCTGGGTGGTGAAAGATTTGGGTGGTTGGAGAATCAAGCTCTGGCATGAAGGAGACTTGGTCGTCGTACCAGCAGGGCGAGCCATAGTCACCGGCTTTTCTCACCGTCGGCATCCTCTTCTTGAAAACCCTGCAAACAACCCATCCTTCCTCCTAGTATATACAAAGACAATTTTGTTGAAGCTATGTTAGAATAATAACATTTTTCtgacctaataataataatgcatGATTTCTGATGTTTCGATTTATATTGAATTACACATACTAGGTTATGTTTATAACTTCTCTTTTTTCATTTCCAATCTTCCATCCTCGATTAtatgtttatgaaaatgaaaGGAGTTATACAGATACTAATCACATACTGATccaaacattatattttaaattcagGATACATGAAAATGGTAAGTATTATTTATACtagaaaaaatagtaaatatataTACTTAGCAAGAAGAACAAATTAACTTGATGAATGTTCACTCTCAATGTGGGTGTAAAAAATTGTGTAGTTATTGTCTAAACATTTCTACAGTGAATTTGTGGCACGATGAGGGTGCAAAAGAAACGAAATGTATTATGATGGTCCTATGGTTTCTTCTTACCTCTTGTgtgttgtaaaaaaaaaaaaaaatttgtgtaAACAAATACCAGCATTATTTTGTCCCATAGCAAATCAAAATGTTCGATTGACACACTACTATTTGACTTAACTTATATATCCGATCTATGTCCAGCAAACGTTGTATAGTGTAAGATACATGACTATGACATTGAACCTAAATGCGTCTAATATAATTTTGTATCTGATATTTGGCCAACAAACCTCTTGTATGAGTGAGTTTAATGGAGTTTACCTGAGGAGTAGCATTTTCATTAGTTTCGAGTCGATATTCATGCATAATCCAATCAGATTTTTGGCCATTGGGAGCCCTTCCTTTATAGAAAACAAGGGTTTTTCTCATGCCAACTAAAGAATGACGAGCATAAATAGCTTTGTCTCTACCAGTTGCTTTCCAAAACCCAGCTTTGGTAGCTCGATTTGTTCGAGTTCCCGTCGGATACTTCTTGTCTTTGTGGCTAAAAAAATACCATTCGTTCTGATCTTCACTTCCAGCAAGTTTACATAGTTCTACATAAATAATTAAGCAAACGTTAGCttcaataattaataataacaataataaatattattaataatcaTCTATATATTTGTACCTTGAAGATCCCATGGCTCGATTCTGTAAAGATCAACATCTTTGATGATATCTAAATCAATTCTCTTGGAAGCGACCTTTTTTCTGAGATAATAATCAACAAGTTCTTCATCTGTTGGGTGAAACCTAAACCCTGGGGGAACATGTGGAATACAGTTCATATCCACGATCCAAGTTTACACAACAATCCTGCATGGTTTATCATAACAATCCAAATTAGAAACTCTCATTATTAATATCTCTAATTAAACAACTTAATACCTACAAATTAACATCCCCTCTCAACTTTCAGGTATTCCGTATTTGTTTGGTCCTCAAacttttattcaatatataataGATTTTCTTAAGTCTAATTTGacaaaccatttaatttttaaattttttggaaATGAAGTCTATAATCTCACATTTTTCACCTTCTTTTAGAAAGATGTGATAGGATCGATGGAATATTCTCAACACTCTGACAAAAACGTATGAATAAAATTGGTGTTCATAAGTTAGattttaaaagattttaaaaagtcttttaaaaaataagattttaaaaaagtttaaaaaccaCAGACTGTTTCTAAAGTTTATAAcattctagaaaaaaaaaattgagaatatTTATGGATTAACATTCTTTTAATAcatcaaaaaaatttatttattttaaaaaagagtGCATCTACAACTTTGAAGTTATAGTAAATACAATGTTATTTTCTACGAAGACACAAAAGACAGAGATTCTAAGTAATAACTACAAGAATACTAATTAAGATACACAAATCCTAGCTATTTTGTTACGTTTACTTTGCGTGTATCCTCTTGTATACTCCATGTGACCACGAATGCAAAAGTATGAAGAGAATTATTtaactttaaatatatatttgataaattCAATGCACATTTGAACGGTGACCTAAGATTGCATCACGATATTTCAATTAGATTGAcacatttataatatttttattgtttctcATTCCTACAAGAGATACATTCGCTTCAAAACTCAAGAGTCACGTACAAATGAAAGCGATAAAATGAAGATTAGAGTAAGAGAACCCAAGCAAAATGAAGGTCTTTCTGAAttaattatctaaaaataaatgaacaaaTACTACAGTTATGATCATATCATGAATTCATAAATAATGCCAAAAATAACTGTGTGAGTATTTCTATTGGTAAAGATATTCAATCCTAAAATAAGCTTAGCTTAGCTTAAATTACATATATAAAATTTGTACTATCAATATCAACATCCTagttagcaaaaaaaaaaaaaaaaaaaaaaatcattcataGTCAAATACTTGATTCTCCAAGTTCATATGTTTGGAAAACAAAACCAATTAAAAGTTTGAATTTCCATCACCACGAATGTTTAAAGGCATCTACCCTCCTTCTTGTTAATAGATATTCAAATTCATAAAAAGGTTCAAAATTTCACCTTTGGTAAAAGAgtatatttctttttataaaataattaaaaaccaAGATAAATAGTAGGTTTACTAATTGAGTTTACATTTAAGTAACATAAATTTCATAGACTAGCTCTGATTAATTCTGATCATGTATATAAATTAAAGTAGGTTATCAAAGAATAATTAATTCTGATAATCTTTTTCTAACCTAAGATACAAGTCCATAGTGCATTGTATATTTATGATGGAAGAAACACTTGGTAATTTCTAACTTCAATACTATGCATTAATTTCCTAATGGAAACAATAAATATCAAAGCTTGAAATTCAATTCTCTTATGATATAATCAAGGTTTTTAAGTAGTAATCATAGCTTTAAATAGTAATCCAAACCCTAttgtccaaaaaaaaaaaaaaaaggttaaccAAACCCTACCAAAAGTTAGAAGCAATAATCAAGTAGCAAcccaaattaaactaaaattaagACTCAAATATTGGAAGACATAACTTAAGGTTTTCGCCTTGGTTAGGTTAAATTAGCAacttaaaaacaataattatgagcaataattttttgaagaaaaaaaaacactataaattttaaggaaaaaaaatcaatattacCAAACAAGATCTAATTAGAAGAAACAAATAATGAAGCTATTTAATTATGCGGTTAATAAAAAAGGTAACATTTTGACAAAGAAATTAATACCATATATTTATAACTAATTCATCTGATAATCATCATATGTTATACGTTCTACAAACTAAATAGAAACAACAGAagcatataaaaaaaaatcatacaataatatgaagaaggttgtgaagaagatgaagacatgaagaataataatgatataattaGAGAATTAAAATGACAAAAGGTGAACCTGGGGGAAGCTTTGAGAGTTGAAAAAGGCCAATCCAAAGCTCTATAGAGCTTTGTTCATAGAGATCTAATAGCTTTTAGAGCCAAAACAATTGTTTTTGGCAACAAAAAAAAAGCTTTATGGAATTGAGAGAGAAAGAAGCTTGACAAAAAGTGAAAAGATAGAGTGTGTGTGTGTTGGAAATTGTGTCTTTCACTTCTCCATTCTCTCCTTCTTCTCCGTTTTCTCTTTTTCGATCTCTCGGTGAGAGATCAGATCCCAAGAAGTGGACGAAAAGAGAAAG containing:
- the LOC103482644 gene encoding NAC domain-containing protein 7-like, giving the protein MNCIPHVPPGFRFHPTDEELVDYYLRKKVASKRIDLDIIKDVDLYRIEPWDLQELCKLAGSEDQNEWYFFSHKDKKYPTGTRTNRATKAGFWKATGRDKAIYARHSLVGMRKTLVFYKGRAPNGQKSDWIMHEYRLETNENATPQEEGWVVCRVFKKRMPTVRKAGDYGSPCWYDDQVSFMPELDSPTTQIFHHPAYPCKQELELHFHAPPHDQVFLQLPHLESPKIPTSSTTNSLLPYAYDRDTGVTPLYGVEHTVDHVTDWRVMEKFVASQLSNDQDLKQPNYSHGAIFQVPPNSGGAATPSECDRKDMAPEFALASPSSCQVDMWK